The following nucleotide sequence is from bacterium BMS3Abin14.
ATCATGGGACCAAAGGTCAGATCGAACAGCAGCATGAGAGGCAGTTCCTTGATGATCTGCTGCTCCGCGCCCTGCTTGAAAAGGGCGTGAAAAGGTTCAATATAACTGTCCAGTCTTCGCCTCAAATTCGCTACACCATATGGGGACATGGAATACTGCTCAACAAAGCTGAACTCCAGGGGATTTTCCATAAGATACAGGTACATGTTGCGGCACAGGTGAAAAAACCGCTTCCTGAACGGCAGGTCCTCGGAATAGCCTTTCAGAATAAAGGTCCGCTGCCTGCTTTCAAGTTCACCATACAGAGCATGGATAAGTTCCTCCTTGCTCCTGAAATAACGATAGATGGTCCCAACGCTGACACCTGCCCGATCAGCGATCATGGACGTTGGAGATCCATGAAAACCGTTCTCTGCGATCATCTCCATTGTCGCCTGAAGGATGGCAGAGCGTTTATCAACTCTTTTAGTCATAGCAATATTTTTCGGCTCTTCGCTGTTTTGAGTAGGTTAAAATGAGGGTTCAACCTTTCAAATATGGAGGTGCCCCTTATGGATATGAAGTTTCTGTTTGCGGAAGCGCCTGGATTGCCTCCCCCTTGGAAGGTGAAGGACTTGGGTTTCTCCATGGAGGACAAACACTTGGACATCACCATAGATTTTCCTCGTGGCAACACTTTCTCTTGTCCTGTCTGTGGTGTTGCCGGAGCCAAGTGACCTGGTAAAGTAAAAATCGACACTTTTTTCAGCAACCTTTTTGAGAGCGACATCTCCTCAAATGTTTTTGGGCTCAGACATCCGAGGTAGGAATGACACCGCATGCAGTTGTAGAACATCTCCATGTAATCGACGATATCCAGACTCGCTGGTTCCATCCCGGCATGGTGTACAACTCCCTGGCCGGACGACAGCGGAACTCGCTGTAGATGCCGGTCAGCTTATGAACAGGCAGATTACGGGTCCGCCATATTTCGGGG
It contains:
- the bm3R1 gene encoding HTH-type transcriptional repressor Bm3R1; translated protein: MTKRVDKRSAILQATMEMIAENGFHGSPTSMIADRAGVSVGTIYRYFRSKEELIHALYGELESRQRTFILKGYSEDLPFRKRFFHLCRNMYLYLMENPLEFSFVEQYSMSPYGVANLRRRLDSYIEPFHALFKQGAEQQIIKELPLMLLFDLTFGPMINAIMDHNSGLLVLDDDLIDRAIGATWHAVRR